A single Xylella taiwanensis DNA region contains:
- a CDS encoding multidrug efflux RND transporter permease subunit, with the protein MPKFFIEHPIFAWVVAILISLAGVISIFNLGIESYPSIAPPQVTITANYPGASADTLEKSVTQVIEQQLTGIDHLLYFSSSSASNGQATITLTFETGTNPDIAQVQVQNKVSLATPRLPTEVTQQGVVVAKANAGFLMVGALRSDNPAFDRDALNDLVGSHVLEQISRVPGVGSTNQFGAEYAMNIWLNPEKLQGYHLSASQVYNAIRNQNVQFAAGSIGADPAPTDQKFTTTVTTKGRFSTPEQFENIILRTNNDGSTVRLKDVARVKIGTQNYGLDSQYNGQPAGAFGVQLLPGANALKVVERIRTKMDELQSTFPQGVTWFTPYESTTFVKISIKEVVKTLAEAIVLVFLVMLIFLQNFRATIIPTLVIPVALLGTFAGMLAIGFTINQLTLFAMVLAIGIVVDDAIVVIENVERIMTEEHLEPKAATQKAMTQITGAVVAISIVLTAVFIPTAMQPGAAGAIYKQFALTIAMSMGFSAFLALSFTPALCAAFLKSTHGQKKNWIFRIFDKYYDKLSHRYVGLISNTLKRTPRWTALFAVLVVLCGFLFTRMPTSFLPEEDQGFALAIVQLPPGATKARTNEVFAQMRTILEKIPAIEGLMQITGFSFVGSGENVGMGFIRLKPWDERHETADQLIQQLNGMFYGIKGAQIFVVNLPTVQGLGQFGGFDMWLQDRTGTGQEALTQARNLLLGKAAQHQNVMIGVRPNGLENSPQLQLTVDRVQAESMGLSTSDIYTAIQLMLAPTYVNDYFSEGRIKRVNMRADDTYRTSPDSLRNFYTPSNSATDTNGQPSMIPLSNVVKTDWVYAAPSLSRYNGYSAINIVGNTAPGASSGQAMNVLESIVNNDLPRGFGFDWSGMSYQEIIAGNAATLLLVLSVVVVFLCLSALYESWSIPVAVLLVVPIGVLGAIVFSMLRGLPNDLYFKIGMITVIGLAAKNAILIVEFAVAQRAVGKTLREAAIDAARLRFRPILMTSFAFILGVLPLAISTGAGANARHSIGTGVIGGMAFATILGVIFIPLFFVVVRRILGDKLDEQSKQYLEAQSNNGRLQNR; encoded by the coding sequence ATGCCAAAATTTTTCATTGAGCACCCAATCTTCGCCTGGGTGGTGGCGATCCTGATCTCACTTGCGGGTGTGATCTCGATCTTCAACCTCGGCATTGAATCCTACCCGAGCATCGCTCCGCCACAGGTGACCATCACTGCTAATTATCCTGGTGCTAGTGCCGACACACTAGAAAAGTCAGTCACTCAAGTGATCGAACAACAACTGACCGGCATTGATCACCTGCTGTACTTCAGTTCCTCCTCGGCCTCCAATGGTCAGGCCACGATCACACTCACTTTTGAAACCGGTACCAACCCAGATATCGCCCAGGTACAGGTCCAAAATAAGGTGTCGCTGGCCACTCCTCGCCTTCCCACCGAAGTCACCCAACAAGGCGTCGTGGTGGCTAAGGCTAACGCGGGCTTCCTGATGGTGGGGGCATTACGCTCAGACAACCCTGCGTTCGACCGCGACGCATTAAACGACCTTGTGGGCTCACACGTGCTTGAGCAGATCTCACGTGTCCCTGGCGTCGGCAGCACCAATCAGTTCGGTGCAGAGTACGCCATGAATATCTGGTTGAATCCAGAAAAACTACAGGGCTACCACCTGTCAGCAAGCCAAGTGTACAACGCGATCAGAAACCAGAACGTGCAATTCGCTGCCGGCTCAATCGGGGCCGACCCAGCACCGACCGACCAAAAATTCACCACCACCGTCACCACGAAGGGCCGCTTCAGCACACCTGAACAATTCGAGAACATCATCCTACGCACTAATAATGACGGCAGCACGGTACGGCTGAAAGACGTAGCGCGAGTCAAGATCGGCACACAAAACTATGGGCTTGACTCCCAGTACAACGGTCAACCCGCTGGTGCCTTTGGTGTACAGCTGCTACCTGGTGCCAACGCGTTGAAGGTGGTCGAGAGAATACGTACCAAAATGGACGAGCTGCAAAGCACGTTCCCGCAAGGCGTCACCTGGTTCACCCCTTATGAAAGCACCACTTTTGTCAAGATATCGATCAAGGAAGTGGTGAAGACACTAGCCGAAGCGATTGTCTTGGTATTCCTTGTAATGCTGATCTTTCTGCAGAACTTCCGTGCGACGATCATCCCGACGCTGGTGATTCCGGTCGCGCTGCTCGGCACCTTCGCAGGTATGTTGGCGATCGGATTCACGATCAACCAACTCACCCTATTTGCAATGGTGCTAGCCATCGGCATCGTGGTCGACGATGCGATCGTCGTGATCGAGAACGTCGAGCGCATTATGACCGAAGAACATCTGGAGCCCAAAGCCGCCACGCAGAAGGCGATGACACAAATCACCGGCGCAGTAGTGGCCATCAGCATTGTGTTAACAGCCGTGTTCATCCCTACCGCGATGCAACCGGGCGCAGCCGGGGCGATTTACAAGCAGTTCGCACTGACGATCGCTATGTCAATGGGTTTTTCAGCATTCCTAGCACTAAGCTTCACGCCTGCACTGTGTGCAGCGTTTCTAAAGTCCACCCATGGGCAAAAGAAAAACTGGATATTCCGTATCTTTGACAAGTACTACGACAAACTCTCACATCGCTATGTCGGTCTGATCAGCAACACGCTCAAGCGTACTCCACGTTGGACAGCACTGTTTGCAGTGCTCGTGGTGCTCTGTGGCTTTTTATTCACAAGGATGCCCACAAGTTTTCTACCTGAGGAGGACCAAGGCTTCGCGCTGGCCATTGTACAGCTGCCCCCGGGCGCCACCAAGGCGCGTACGAACGAAGTATTCGCTCAGATGCGCACCATACTGGAGAAGATACCAGCCATCGAAGGACTCATGCAGATCACTGGCTTCAGTTTCGTTGGCTCGGGTGAAAACGTGGGAATGGGCTTCATCCGATTAAAACCATGGGATGAGCGTCATGAGACGGCCGATCAACTCATTCAGCAGCTTAACGGTATGTTCTACGGCATCAAAGGAGCCCAGATATTCGTGGTCAACCTTCCCACCGTGCAAGGGCTTGGACAGTTCGGTGGCTTCGATATGTGGCTGCAAGACCGGACTGGTACCGGCCAAGAAGCACTGACCCAAGCACGTAATCTGCTACTTGGCAAGGCCGCGCAACACCAGAACGTGATGATCGGCGTGCGCCCGAACGGGCTGGAAAACTCTCCTCAGCTGCAATTGACTGTTGATCGCGTGCAGGCAGAATCGATGGGCCTGTCAACCAGCGATATCTACACAGCGATCCAACTAATGCTGGCTCCAACCTACGTGAACGATTACTTCTCGGAAGGCCGCATTAAACGCGTCAACATGCGTGCCGACGACACTTATCGCACCAGCCCTGATTCGCTACGCAACTTCTACACACCCAGCAATTCAGCCACTGATACTAATGGCCAACCGTCAATGATTCCGCTCAGCAACGTGGTCAAGACGGATTGGGTATACGCAGCGCCATCACTCAGCCGTTATAACGGTTATTCAGCAATCAATATTGTTGGCAACACAGCACCTGGTGCATCATCGGGGCAAGCGATGAATGTGTTGGAAAGCATCGTTAACAACGACTTGCCACGTGGGTTTGGCTTTGACTGGAGCGGGATGTCATACCAGGAGATCATCGCTGGCAACGCCGCAACGTTACTATTGGTGCTGTCTGTCGTCGTGGTGTTCTTATGCTTATCAGCACTTTATGAAAGTTGGTCAATTCCGGTAGCTGTGCTGCTGGTCGTACCAATCGGTGTATTAGGTGCCATCGTATTTTCCATGCTTCGTGGCTTACCGAACGATCTGTACTTCAAAATCGGCATGATCACAGTGATCGGTCTGGCAGCAAAGAATGCAATTCTGATTGTGGAATTCGCCGTCGCACAACGCGCCGTTGGCAAAACATTGCGTGAAGCAGCCATCGATGCAGCACGTTTACGCTTCCGCCCAATCCTGATGACGTCCTTCGCGTTCATCTTGGGTGTGTTGCCACTAGCCATCTCCACGGGTGCTGGAGCCAACGCCCGGCATTCGATTGGCACCGGCGTGATCGGTGGCATGGCTTTCGCAACCATCCTCGGGGTGATCTTCATCCCGCTGTTCTTCGTCGTGGTACGACGTATACTCGGCGACAAGCTGGATGAGCAATCCAAGCAATACCTTGAAGCTCAATCAAACAACGGACGCCTTCAAAATCGCTGA
- a CDS encoding efflux RND transporter periplasmic adaptor subunit, whose amino-acid sequence MTVPSRVLGLACTVLLALTACSKPAQPQMPTPEVGIVEAKPQTTPIQLDLVGRLSAYRSADVRARVAGVLQKRIYTEGTEVKEGQPLFQIDPAPFKAVLSEAQGRLTAAEATYKNAKIVADRARRLSPEQYVSRSDVDNAEATERTAAASVQQARAAVESARINLSYANVTAPISGRAGQQQVTEGALVGSGSSTLLTTVDQIDPLYVNFSISNDELLQLRQAQHQGSVQLSSGGTSTVDVLLSDGSKYAHSGTLDFSGATVDPRTGTVSLRAVLPNSDHLLLPGAFVTFKATLGQRSNTILLPGTSVQRDTTGAYVLVIGKDGKVMRKNVTTTGLQNGQWLITAGLSTGDQVIVDGIQKVKEGIPAKSTPWKPSAFNPNTSHAQANKPTNAAKTEQ is encoded by the coding sequence ATGACTGTCCCGTCCCGCGTACTCGGCTTGGCCTGCACTGTCTTGCTAGCACTGACCGCATGCAGCAAGCCGGCACAGCCGCAGATGCCAACGCCGGAAGTTGGTATCGTCGAAGCGAAGCCGCAAACAACCCCAATACAACTTGATTTAGTCGGACGTCTATCAGCCTACCGCTCTGCAGACGTACGTGCACGCGTGGCTGGAGTATTGCAAAAGCGGATATACACCGAAGGCACCGAAGTGAAAGAGGGCCAGCCGCTGTTCCAAATCGACCCGGCACCCTTTAAGGCCGTACTGTCTGAAGCACAAGGTCGTTTAACCGCAGCCGAAGCCACTTACAAAAATGCCAAGATCGTCGCTGACCGTGCCCGCCGCTTGTCGCCGGAACAGTACGTCTCACGCTCGGATGTGGACAATGCGGAGGCCACAGAGCGCACTGCCGCCGCCAGTGTCCAACAAGCCCGTGCCGCAGTGGAAAGTGCACGAATCAACCTCAGCTACGCCAACGTGACTGCCCCAATCAGCGGTCGGGCTGGCCAACAGCAAGTCACTGAAGGAGCTCTCGTTGGCTCTGGGAGCAGTACCCTGCTGACCACCGTTGATCAAATCGATCCGCTGTACGTGAACTTCTCAATCAGCAATGACGAGTTGTTGCAGCTGCGCCAAGCGCAGCACCAGGGAAGTGTGCAATTGAGCAGCGGCGGTACATCCACTGTCGACGTGCTACTTAGCGACGGCAGCAAATATGCACACTCAGGGACATTGGATTTCTCCGGAGCGACCGTCGATCCTCGCACCGGTACAGTGTCACTGCGCGCGGTGCTGCCAAATTCCGATCACCTGCTACTACCAGGCGCCTTTGTCACATTCAAAGCCACCCTCGGCCAGCGCAGCAATACGATCCTGCTGCCCGGCACATCGGTGCAACGTGACACTACCGGTGCCTACGTACTCGTGATCGGCAAAGACGGCAAGGTCATGCGCAAGAACGTGACCACTACCGGGCTGCAAAATGGCCAGTGGCTGATCACCGCGGGACTAAGCACCGGAGATCAAGTGATCGTCGACGGCATCCAGAAGGTCAAAGAAGGTATTCCGGCCAAGAGCACACCCTGGAAACCAAGTGCATTTAATCCCAACACCTCTCACGCACAAGCCAACAAGCCAACTAACGCCGCTAAAACCGAACAGTAA
- a CDS encoding NAD-glutamate dehydrogenase: protein MASKKSLSTSVKGSSKTPAKRSVVGDVEPGCMVNLESVFAVLRERCPVSKQSEVQRFGASFYRSMEVDEFTRHTPQQWAALAMDMLEFARVRRIGMVNVRVYKPTSNANGWGSCHTMLQVVNDDMPFLVDTIIMILTELGIGVHLLFHPVIHLTRDKEDRLITVGEGNAESLMLLEIDRQSTEQMAVIETAIRNAMDQVRAVVTDWGAMREQMVRLAGDVAMRYVPNEALRHEMQAFLRWLAADHFIFFGYREYRVEQHGEAVVLVSLQDTALGLMRGRDVSPPRSIASFAAYGLSQSAGHHEPLILTKTNARSPVHRTGHMDYIGVLQFDAEGRMIGERRFLGLFTSSAYYCRPWEIPFVRQRYEYVMSRSGLMLNSHSGKALRHILEMLPREELFQSDDEALYRTAMGILGLQDRVRSRLFLRRDKYKRFISALVYVPREHFNQDVRLRIEALLKDVLQGEYIDSSMVVSELSPLAQLHLIVRSQSGHTLEPDIRALEERVAHLLRNGQDALREVLVTRHGEDVGLRMAALYGRALPAGYLEESSIESAAVDVEHVAALHGPDDLRLSLHVLPCSGSPGLRLKLYRQLDGIPLSDVLPMMENLGLRVISERPYRLQIGSVPICIQDFEIKSAVGTIDIAAVGVLFVEAFVQIWNGHAENDGFNSLVLAAGLHWRQVALLRGYCKYLLQTGVPFSQSYVEVTFAHYPLLARLLVELFEARFNPAIDDAAKSWIDQDQSQRRARLTALTGDDEAALKVLQPVLEACFSSRGVYRDAIHDVLLKLMDRVSNLDEDRILRSFIGVIDATLRTNYYQTGKDGQPGPCISFKFDSTQVPDLPKPRPYREIFVYGPRVEGVHLRFGPVARGGVRWSDRREDFRTEVLGLVKAQMVKNTVIVPVGAKGGFFVKCLPSVADRDAIQAEGIACYTLFIQCLLDMTDNMIGGKIVPPAQVVRYDQDDPYLVVAADKGTATFSDIANRLALDHGFWLGDAFASGGSVGYDHKRMGITARGAWESVKRHFRALGRDCQNEDFSCMGIGDMSGDVFGNGMLLSRHIRLVAAFDHRHIFLDPTPDAAISFTERERMFKLLRSSWTDYDATLISKGGGVYPRTLKSIQISPQVAAVLGLDTNIRALSPDGLISAILKAPVDLFWNGGIGTYVKASSETHTDVGDRANNGLRVNGVELRCKIVGEGGNLGLTQLGRIEAAHNGVLLNTDFIDNSAGVDTSDHEVNIKILLNDVVQAKTLSFEARNTRLASMADEVAQLVLWDNIRQNQAISLMERMSVKRLGSKQHFIRTLEQQGLLDRQIEFLPSDAELSARKARGLGLTRPELAVLLSYSKLVAFQQLLESDVPEDPYLSKELQRYFPEPLQKTYAHVMEQHRLKREIIATAVTNTTINRMGATFLMRMQEDTGRSIGEVAKAYTMSRETLGVRTLWAEIDALDGQIPESVQIDALEVIWRLQWSCVRWLLLRPGQMPDITAVVERYHGAFNDIRMVAAVLPDQQRAAYEASVQGWTNQGLALVLAQRLSELSYLDRAFDIIELAHTCKLKPVEVSKVHFRLGAALGLPWLFAHIDALEVSGRWHAIARGVLRDELAAHQRALSGHVLTMPGVSAEEKVDQWIARDDSGLRFTLSMLAELNEQKTLDYPTVSVAVQRLGQLAAHGA, encoded by the coding sequence ATGGCCTCCAAGAAGTCTTTATCAACATCGGTCAAAGGATCTTCCAAGACTCCTGCTAAGCGATCGGTGGTTGGCGATGTTGAGCCGGGTTGCATGGTTAACCTGGAGTCTGTGTTCGCAGTATTGCGTGAGCGGTGTCCGGTGTCCAAGCAATCCGAGGTGCAGCGATTCGGAGCCAGTTTCTACCGCAGCATGGAAGTGGACGAATTCACCAGGCATACGCCGCAACAGTGGGCTGCATTGGCCATGGACATGCTGGAGTTTGCTCGCGTACGCAGGATTGGCATGGTGAACGTGCGTGTGTACAAACCCACTTCCAATGCTAACGGTTGGGGCAGCTGCCACACCATGCTGCAGGTTGTCAACGACGACATGCCGTTCCTGGTAGATACGATCATCATGATTTTGACTGAGCTTGGCATTGGTGTGCATTTGCTCTTTCATCCGGTGATCCACTTGACTCGCGACAAGGAAGACAGGCTGATCACGGTTGGTGAGGGCAACGCCGAGTCGCTGATGTTGCTGGAGATCGACCGCCAGTCTACTGAGCAGATGGCAGTGATCGAGACGGCAATACGTAATGCAATGGACCAGGTTCGCGCAGTGGTGACCGACTGGGGCGCGATGCGTGAGCAAATGGTGAGATTGGCCGGTGATGTGGCCATGCGTTATGTGCCGAATGAGGCGCTGAGGCATGAGATGCAGGCATTTTTGCGCTGGCTGGCGGCAGATCACTTTATCTTCTTCGGTTACCGTGAATATAGAGTTGAGCAGCACGGCGAAGCAGTCGTATTGGTATCGTTGCAGGACACTGCTTTGGGACTGATGCGTGGCCGTGATGTATCGCCGCCACGCTCGATTGCGAGTTTTGCTGCCTACGGGTTGAGTCAATCTGCAGGCCACCATGAGCCACTGATCCTGACCAAGACCAATGCACGCTCACCGGTGCATCGTACTGGCCATATGGATTACATCGGTGTACTGCAGTTCGATGCCGAAGGCAGGATGATCGGTGAGCGGCGCTTCCTGGGTTTGTTTACCTCCAGTGCCTATTATTGCCGCCCATGGGAGATCCCGTTCGTTCGCCAGCGCTACGAATACGTGATGAGTAGGTCGGGCCTGATGTTGAACAGTCATAGCGGCAAGGCGCTGCGCCACATTCTGGAGATGCTCCCGCGTGAGGAGCTGTTTCAGTCCGATGATGAGGCGCTGTATCGCACTGCAATGGGCATCCTCGGTTTACAGGATCGGGTGCGCAGCCGCTTATTCTTGCGCCGTGACAAGTACAAGCGTTTTATCTCAGCACTGGTTTATGTTCCGCGCGAGCATTTCAATCAGGATGTGCGTTTGCGTATCGAGGCGTTGCTGAAGGACGTCTTGCAGGGCGAATACATCGATTCTTCAATGGTAGTGAGTGAGTTGTCGCCATTGGCGCAGTTGCATCTCATCGTGAGGTCTCAAAGTGGCCATACGCTGGAACCAGACATCCGGGCATTGGAAGAGCGCGTGGCACATTTGCTGCGTAACGGGCAAGACGCGCTACGCGAGGTACTGGTGACACGTCATGGTGAGGATGTCGGCTTGCGCATGGCGGCCCTCTATGGCCGTGCGTTGCCCGCGGGTTACTTGGAAGAGTCTTCTATCGAGTCTGCGGCAGTGGATGTCGAGCACGTGGCGGCATTGCATGGCCCTGACGATCTGCGTCTGAGCTTGCATGTCTTGCCGTGTTCCGGTTCGCCAGGGCTGCGTTTGAAGCTATACCGTCAGTTGGACGGTATCCCGCTCTCCGATGTGTTACCGATGATGGAGAACTTGGGATTACGTGTGATTTCCGAACGGCCATACCGTTTGCAGATTGGGTCGGTTCCAATATGCATCCAGGATTTCGAAATCAAATCTGCTGTCGGCACCATTGATATAGCCGCAGTGGGCGTGCTTTTCGTTGAGGCGTTCGTTCAGATCTGGAACGGCCATGCCGAAAACGACGGCTTTAACAGCTTAGTGCTTGCCGCCGGTCTGCATTGGCGTCAGGTGGCGCTGCTGCGCGGCTACTGTAAATACCTTCTGCAAACGGGTGTGCCGTTCTCACAAAGTTACGTTGAAGTGACTTTTGCCCACTACCCACTGTTGGCGAGATTGCTGGTGGAACTGTTCGAGGCCCGTTTCAACCCGGCCATTGATGATGCGGCCAAATCCTGGATCGACCAAGATCAATCGCAGCGACGTGCCCGGTTGACGGCATTGACTGGTGATGATGAGGCTGCTTTGAAGGTATTGCAGCCAGTGCTTGAAGCATGTTTCAGCAGTCGTGGTGTATATCGAGATGCTATCCACGATGTGCTGCTGAAGCTGATGGACCGTGTCTCCAATTTGGACGAAGACCGTATCTTGCGCAGTTTCATCGGTGTGATCGATGCGACTTTGCGTACCAACTATTATCAAACCGGTAAGGATGGCCAGCCGGGTCCCTGTATCAGCTTCAAGTTCGATTCCACTCAGGTGCCGGATTTGCCTAAGCCGCGCCCATACCGTGAAATTTTTGTCTACGGCCCGCGTGTGGAAGGCGTTCACCTGCGTTTTGGTCCGGTCGCTCGTGGTGGTGTGCGGTGGTCTGATCGGCGTGAAGATTTCCGCACAGAGGTACTTGGCCTGGTCAAAGCGCAGATGGTGAAGAACACGGTTATTGTCCCAGTGGGTGCCAAGGGAGGGTTCTTCGTGAAGTGCCTGCCATCCGTTGCGGATCGCGATGCGATCCAGGCTGAAGGCATCGCATGTTACACCCTGTTTATCCAGTGTCTGCTGGATATGACCGACAACATGATTGGCGGTAAGATCGTGCCGCCAGCGCAGGTGGTGCGTTACGATCAGGATGACCCGTATCTGGTGGTTGCGGCCGACAAAGGCACTGCAACGTTTTCCGATATCGCCAATCGTTTGGCGTTGGACCACGGTTTTTGGTTGGGTGATGCGTTTGCCTCCGGTGGATCGGTCGGTTATGACCACAAGCGCATGGGTATTACCGCACGTGGTGCCTGGGAGTCAGTCAAGCGCCACTTCCGCGCGCTTGGTCGTGATTGCCAGAATGAAGATTTCAGTTGCATGGGCATTGGCGACATGTCAGGTGACGTGTTTGGTAACGGCATGTTGTTGTCACGCCATATTCGTCTGGTGGCCGCGTTTGATCATCGCCACATTTTTTTGGACCCAACGCCGGATGCAGCCATCTCGTTTACCGAACGTGAGCGTATGTTTAAGCTGCTGCGTTCCAGTTGGACTGACTACGATGCCACCTTGATCAGCAAAGGTGGTGGCGTTTATCCGCGTACTCTTAAGTCGATCCAGATCAGCCCGCAGGTCGCTGCGGTGCTAGGCCTGGATACCAACATCAGGGCATTGTCACCAGACGGATTGATAAGCGCTATTCTCAAAGCACCCGTAGACCTGTTTTGGAACGGTGGCATCGGTACCTATGTTAAGGCGAGCAGCGAGACGCATACCGATGTCGGTGACCGTGCCAATAACGGTCTGCGCGTCAATGGCGTTGAGCTACGCTGCAAGATCGTAGGTGAAGGTGGCAACCTGGGGTTGACTCAACTGGGTCGCATTGAGGCGGCTCACAACGGTGTGCTGCTTAACACCGATTTCATCGACAATTCAGCGGGTGTAGACACCTCTGACCACGAGGTCAACATCAAAATCCTGCTCAATGATGTGGTGCAGGCCAAGACGCTCAGCTTCGAGGCGCGCAACACACGATTGGCATCAATGGCTGATGAAGTCGCGCAGTTAGTGCTGTGGGATAACATCCGTCAGAATCAGGCGATTAGCTTGATGGAGCGGATGAGTGTCAAGCGTCTTGGCTCCAAACAGCATTTCATCCGCACCCTGGAGCAACAGGGCTTGCTTGATCGGCAGATCGAGTTCCTGCCATCCGACGCTGAGTTATCAGCACGTAAGGCACGTGGTTTGGGCCTGACGCGGCCGGAGCTGGCGGTGCTGCTGTCGTACTCCAAACTGGTTGCGTTTCAGCAGCTGCTTGAATCCGACGTGCCTGAGGATCCTTATCTGTCAAAGGAATTGCAGCGCTACTTTCCAGAGCCGTTGCAGAAGACGTATGCCCACGTGATGGAGCAGCATCGCTTGAAACGCGAGATCATCGCGACGGCGGTAACAAATACAACGATCAATCGCATGGGAGCGACTTTCCTGATGCGGATGCAGGAGGACACCGGGCGCAGTATTGGTGAGGTTGCGAAAGCCTACACGATGAGCCGCGAGACGCTAGGTGTACGTACATTATGGGCTGAGATCGATGCACTGGATGGACAGATACCTGAGTCGGTGCAGATAGACGCATTGGAGGTGATCTGGCGGCTGCAATGGTCATGCGTGCGTTGGTTGCTGCTGCGTCCTGGTCAGATGCCGGATATTACCGCGGTCGTGGAGCGCTACCACGGAGCGTTCAACGACATCCGTATGGTTGCTGCGGTGTTGCCGGATCAGCAACGCGCCGCTTACGAGGCCAGCGTGCAGGGCTGGACGAATCAGGGATTGGCGCTGGTGCTGGCGCAGCGACTGTCTGAGTTGTCTTACCTAGACAGGGCGTTTGACATTATCGAATTAGCGCACACGTGCAAGCTCAAGCCAGTGGAGGTGTCCAAGGTGCATTTCCGCCTGGGTGCGGCGTTGGGGTTGCCATGGCTGTTCGCGCACATTGACGCGCTGGAGGTCAGTGGCCGCTGGCATGCGATCGCGCGCGGCGTGTTGCGTGATGAACTGGCAGCGCACCAGCGCGCTTTGTCCGGCCATGTGCTGACGATGCCGGGCGTGAGTGCGGAGGAAAAGGTTGATCAATGGATCGCGCGTGATGACAGCGGTCTGCGTTTCACATTGTCGATGTTGGCTGAATTGAACGAGCAGAAGACCCTGGATTACCCAACTGTCTCGGTGGCGGTACAGCGTTTAGGGCAGCTTGCTGCGCATGGCGCTTGA
- a CDS encoding NAD kinase, with the protein MTAVTRIAFLASTAEPAQRVRQQLMARYGDYPIEEADVLCALGGDGFMLQTLHRHGASGKPVYGMKLGSVGFLMNQYHDDLLARLQRAEPAKLRPLQMLAETESGVSVDSLAYNEVSLLRQTHQAAHLSIDLNGQTRIDELTGDGVIVATPAGSTAYNYSAHGPILPLGSHTLALTPIAPYRPRRWRGAILKADTEIRFRVLDPYKRPVSVTADSHEIRDVVEVTIRESTEQRVTLLFDPEHNLEERIFNEQFAV; encoded by the coding sequence ATGACTGCCGTAACTCGTATCGCTTTCCTCGCGAGTACCGCTGAGCCGGCACAACGGGTACGCCAGCAGCTGATGGCCCGCTATGGCGATTATCCGATTGAGGAGGCTGATGTACTGTGCGCTTTGGGGGGCGATGGCTTCATGTTGCAGACCTTGCATCGCCATGGGGCAAGCGGCAAACCGGTGTATGGTATGAAACTGGGTTCAGTCGGCTTTCTGATGAATCAATATCACGATGATCTGCTCGCACGCTTGCAGCGTGCTGAACCGGCCAAGCTGCGTCCGTTGCAGATGCTGGCGGAAACTGAATCCGGTGTCAGTGTTGATTCGTTGGCCTATAACGAGGTCTCGCTGCTGCGCCAAACGCATCAGGCGGCGCATCTCAGTATCGATCTCAATGGCCAAACTCGGATTGATGAGTTGACCGGCGATGGTGTCATCGTTGCCACCCCGGCTGGCAGCACCGCTTACAACTATTCTGCACACGGCCCAATTCTGCCGCTGGGATCGCATACTTTGGCGCTGACACCAATTGCTCCCTATCGACCGCGACGCTGGCGTGGTGCGATCCTTAAGGCCGATACTGAGATTCGCTTCCGTGTGTTGGATCCCTATAAGCGTCCCGTCAGTGTCACTGCCGATTCCCATGAAATTCGCGATGTCGTTGAGGTCACCATCCGTGAATCGACCGAGCAGCGTGTTACTTTGCTATTCGACCCCGAGCATAATCTTGAGGAACGAATCTTCAACGAGCAGTTTGCTGTCTGA
- a CDS encoding 5'-nucleotidase: MPDDSHRLLTVAVTSRALFDLEEGHALFERDGVDAYAHYQREHEDDVLQPGVAFPVVRKLLALNRGALTDMPRVEVILLSRNSADTGLRIFNSIQHYGLGIVRATFTSGEATWPYVKPFGTDLFLSANPVSVRRALEHGIAAATIMPRMPGERVEAAAAVSDNAGSALPAQLRIAFDGDAVIFGDEGERMSREQGIEAFGRYERERAREPLTGGPFRNFLSALHALQAAFPSGEASPIRTALVTARSAPAHERVIRTLREWGVRLDEALFLGGRHKGPFLEAFGADIFFDDSQHNIDSVRQHQGVAAGHVPHGVSNDPG, encoded by the coding sequence ATGCCAGATGATTCTCATAGATTGCTGACCGTTGCAGTGACTTCACGTGCCTTGTTCGATCTGGAAGAGGGGCATGCCTTGTTCGAACGTGATGGTGTCGATGCTTATGCTCACTATCAACGTGAACACGAGGATGATGTGCTGCAACCTGGTGTGGCTTTTCCCGTAGTCCGCAAATTGCTGGCGTTGAATCGGGGGGCGCTGACCGATATGCCGCGGGTTGAGGTGATCTTGCTGTCGCGCAATTCTGCTGACACTGGTCTGCGTATCTTCAATTCCATCCAGCACTACGGTCTTGGAATTGTGCGTGCTACTTTCACGTCTGGTGAGGCAACATGGCCTTACGTCAAACCCTTCGGTACCGACCTGTTCCTATCGGCCAATCCGGTCTCAGTGCGGCGTGCGTTGGAGCACGGCATCGCCGCAGCAACAATCATGCCGCGCATGCCGGGTGAACGTGTAGAGGCTGCGGCGGCAGTCTCCGACAACGCAGGCAGTGCTTTGCCAGCGCAACTGCGCATTGCCTTTGACGGTGATGCCGTTATCTTTGGCGATGAGGGCGAGCGCATGTCCCGCGAGCAAGGAATAGAGGCGTTTGGTCGCTACGAGCGTGAACGCGCACGTGAGCCGTTGACTGGCGGGCCGTTCCGTAATTTTTTGTCCGCACTCCATGCGTTGCAGGCGGCATTTCCGTCCGGTGAAGCTTCACCGATCCGCACGGCACTGGTCACTGCGCGTTCAGCGCCGGCGCATGAGCGTGTCATCCGCACATTGCGGGAATGGGGCGTGCGTTTGGACGAGGCGCTGTTCTTGGGAGGGCGACATAAGGGGCCATTCCTGGAAGCCTTTGGGGCGGATATTTTCTTCGACGATTCGCAGCACAATATCGACAGTGTTCGTCAGCACCAGGGTGTGGCTGCTGGGCACGTTCCGCACGGAGTTTCCAACGATCCGGGATAA